A stretch of Rhizobium sp. TH2 DNA encodes these proteins:
- a CDS encoding GFA family protein, whose product MHIDGQCHCGHVRYEAEIDPDRVTICHCTDCQRLTGGAYRVTVIADSDKVKLTANRPKLYTKHAQSGRARLLSFCPECGSPLFSTGEGKDAARTGIRVGTINQRRELTPKRQIWCRSALPWINDIADLPGTEQD is encoded by the coding sequence ATGCATATCGACGGTCAATGCCATTGCGGCCATGTGCGCTACGAAGCGGAGATCGACCCCGACAGAGTGACGATCTGTCATTGCACGGATTGCCAGCGGCTGACCGGCGGCGCCTATCGGGTGACCGTCATTGCCGATAGCGACAAGGTGAAACTGACCGCCAATCGGCCGAAGCTCTATACGAAGCATGCCCAGAGCGGCCGGGCGCGCCTGCTGTCTTTCTGCCCGGAATGCGGCTCGCCGCTGTTCAGCACCGGCGAGGGCAAGGATGCCGCGCGCACGGGGATCAGGGTCGGGACCATCAACCAGCGGCGTGAACTGACGCCGAAAAGGCAAATATGGTGCCGCTCGGCGCTGCCATGGATCAACGATATCGCCGACCTGCCGGGTACCGAACAGGACTGA
- a CDS encoding RidA family protein produces the protein MEITMTTMMARNPTEGVYPATPDYVHAMEVSNPSRLLFVSGTMGLDAVGNAGRDLKEQLDLIWSNLRAILADAGMTTANIVRVTSYLGDRSYAEANQDARVAALDGRIVPTTAIVVQTLRDDWLVELEVVAAG, from the coding sequence ATGGAGATCACGATGACGACGATGATGGCGCGTAACCCTACCGAAGGCGTCTACCCCGCGACACCCGATTATGTGCATGCCATGGAGGTGAGCAATCCATCCCGGCTTCTCTTCGTGAGCGGCACGATGGGGTTGGATGCGGTCGGCAATGCAGGCCGGGACCTGAAAGAACAGCTGGACTTGATCTGGTCGAATCTCCGCGCCATCCTCGCGGATGCCGGCATGACCACCGCAAACATCGTTCGGGTCACCAGCTACCTCGGTGACAGGTCTTATGCCGAAGCCAATCAGGATGCGCGCGTCGCGGCCCTCGACGGGCGTATCGTGCCGACCACGGCGATCGTGGTGCAGACCCTCCGCGACGATTGGCTGGTCGAGCTCGAAGTGGTCGCGGCGGGTTGA
- a CDS encoding VOC family protein, protein MLDHIGLRTRQLKEMFAFYEAVLAPLGFSKQKDFGVAAGFGKTGMHPLWIGQAEGDAAASSVHLALTADSRGAVDDFYKAALANGGSDNGPPGIRPQYHENYYGAFVIDPDGNNLEAVCHEAQ, encoded by the coding sequence ATGCTCGACCACATAGGCCTCAGGACCAGGCAGTTGAAGGAAATGTTCGCTTTCTATGAAGCCGTGCTCGCGCCGCTTGGTTTTTCCAAGCAGAAGGATTTTGGCGTCGCAGCGGGCTTTGGCAAGACAGGGATGCATCCACTCTGGATCGGGCAGGCGGAGGGCGATGCGGCTGCATCGTCGGTTCACCTCGCCCTGACCGCCGACAGCCGTGGCGCGGTCGACGATTTCTACAAGGCGGCACTCGCCAATGGCGGCTCGGACAATGGCCCGCCGGGCATTCGCCCGCAATATCACGAGAACTATTACGGCGCCTTCGTGATCGATCCCGACGGCAACAATCTCGAGGCCGTCTGCCACGAGGCGCAATAG
- a CDS encoding NAD(P)H-dependent oxidoreductase has protein sequence MHILVVLAHPIKESFAAAMARTAVEALRASGHTTDLLDLYAEDFDPRLTADERARHMEPDYDISTVAPLVARLRAADGLIFVFPQWWFNLPAILKGYLDRVFAPGVAYEIDPGNGRLVPMLGNIRHFWALTTTGSPWWIVHFYMGNPVKRLLKRGVAAFCSKGLDFRMVSLHNMDQSTLEKRERFLERVRREVATL, from the coding sequence ATGCACATTCTCGTGGTCCTCGCCCATCCGATCAAGGAGAGTTTTGCCGCCGCCATGGCAAGGACGGCGGTGGAGGCCCTGCGGGCGAGCGGCCACACGACCGACCTTCTCGATCTCTACGCCGAAGATTTCGATCCGAGGCTGACGGCCGACGAGCGGGCGCGTCACATGGAGCCGGACTACGACATTTCCACTGTCGCGCCGCTCGTTGCGCGACTCCGCGCCGCGGATGGCCTGATCTTTGTATTTCCGCAATGGTGGTTCAACCTGCCGGCCATTCTCAAGGGCTATCTGGACCGCGTCTTTGCACCGGGCGTGGCGTACGAAATAGATCCGGGGAATGGCCGGCTTGTTCCCATGCTCGGCAATATCAGACATTTCTGGGCGCTGACGACGACCGGCTCGCCATGGTGGATCGTGCATTTCTACATGGGCAATCCGGTCAAGCGCCTGCTCAAGCGCGGCGTCGCCGCCTTCTGCTCCAAGGGGCTGGATTTCAGGATGGTGTCACTGCACAACATGGATCAGTCGACGCTGGAAAAGCGCGAGCGGTTTCTGGAGCGGGTCAGGCGGGAAGTCGCCACGCTTTGA
- a CDS encoding helix-turn-helix transcriptional regulator translates to MDRLNETFAALADPTRRAIVMRLASGEATVNELAAPFDISLPAVSRHLKVLESAGLIARGRSGQLRPCKIEAGPLKEIADWVERYRGFWDQSFDRLDTFLSSLKGKDDADADS, encoded by the coding sequence ATGGATCGCCTCAACGAAACCTTTGCCGCCTTGGCGGACCCGACACGGCGCGCGATTGTCATGCGCCTCGCGAGCGGCGAGGCCACGGTCAATGAGCTCGCCGCACCTTTCGACATCAGCCTTCCCGCCGTCTCACGCCATCTCAAAGTCCTGGAATCGGCGGGGCTGATCGCCCGCGGCCGCTCGGGTCAGTTGCGTCCCTGCAAGATCGAGGCGGGCCCATTGAAGGAGATTGCCGATTGGGTGGAGCGCTATCGCGGCTTCTGGGATCAGAGCTTTGATCGCCTGGACACATTCCTCTCCAGCTTAAAGGGAAAAGACGATGCCGACGCCGACTCCTAA
- a CDS encoding pirin family protein, whose translation MSIRPVKSESHAQPTMEGAGVHLHRVFGFGDPSLTDPFLMMDDFRNDNPADYSRGFPWHPHRGIETITYVLAGTVEHGDSLGNRGLLGAGDVQWMTAGSGIMHQEMPKGDFAGRMHGFQLWANLPSSLKMTAPRYQDVKAADIPVVVDDDGTAARIITGEFWGKSGPVDGIAADPVYLDISVPPGKRKTFKVDTYRKAFAYIFAGSGTFRDASRPVGVRVEKEVNGEELNIRDLSGNRTLVVFDTGDEVTVQAGDEGIRFLLVSGKPIEEPVAWHGPIVMNSHEEIRQAMRDLQNGTFIKAAH comes from the coding sequence ATGTCGATACGCCCTGTAAAATCCGAATCCCACGCCCAGCCGACCATGGAAGGTGCGGGCGTGCATTTGCACCGCGTCTTCGGCTTCGGCGATCCGTCGCTGACCGATCCCTTCCTGATGATGGATGACTTCCGCAACGACAATCCGGCGGATTATAGCCGGGGCTTTCCCTGGCATCCGCATCGCGGCATCGAGACGATCACCTATGTGCTGGCCGGCACGGTCGAACATGGCGACAGCCTCGGCAATCGCGGCCTGCTCGGCGCCGGCGATGTGCAATGGATGACGGCCGGCAGCGGCATCATGCACCAGGAAATGCCGAAGGGTGATTTCGCCGGCCGGATGCATGGCTTCCAGCTCTGGGCCAACCTGCCCTCGTCGCTGAAGATGACCGCGCCGCGCTATCAGGACGTCAAGGCGGCCGATATCCCTGTCGTGGTCGATGACGACGGCACGGCCGCGCGCATCATCACCGGCGAGTTCTGGGGCAAATCAGGTCCGGTCGACGGCATCGCCGCCGATCCCGTCTATCTCGACATCTCCGTGCCGCCGGGCAAGCGGAAGACCTTCAAGGTGGACACCTATCGCAAGGCCTTCGCCTATATCTTCGCCGGCTCCGGCACCTTCCGCGACGCGTCCAGGCCGGTCGGCGTTCGGGTCGAGAAGGAGGTCAACGGCGAGGAACTCAATATCCGCGACCTCTCCGGCAACCGTACGCTGGTCGTTTTCGACACCGGCGACGAGGTGACCGTGCAGGCGGGCGATGAAGGCATTCGCTTCCTGCTCGTCTCGGGCAAACCGATCGAGGAACCCGTGGCGTGGCACGGCCCGATCGTGATGAATAGCCACGAGGAGATCCGGCAGGCGATGCGCGACCTCCAGAACGGCACCTTCATCAAGGCCGCCCACTAG
- a CDS encoding class II glutamine amidotransferase, whose amino-acid sequence MCRWAAYCGEPLFLEDIVSSPAHSLIAQSHSAVEARTATNGDGFGVAWYGERETPGLYRDVLPAWSDCNLKSIARQIRSRLFLAHVRAATFGSTRRDNCHPFVNGRWSFMHNGQIENFAQLRRPLENMLPDELYAARTGTTDSELIFLLAMHFGLESVPLLAFREAIAFIERLAIHFGLGADVRFTAAFSDGEKLYAVRYATNEVAPTLYASPIGTGGYCLVSEPLDSNRANWMSIPEQSAVVMSPDGLEVSVFETGTIKATISEKVLLAAM is encoded by the coding sequence ATGTGCCGCTGGGCCGCCTATTGCGGGGAACCGCTCTTTCTCGAAGACATCGTCTCCTCGCCGGCGCATTCGCTGATCGCGCAATCGCATTCGGCGGTCGAGGCCCGCACCGCCACCAACGGCGATGGTTTCGGGGTCGCCTGGTACGGCGAGCGCGAGACGCCCGGCCTCTATCGCGATGTCCTGCCCGCGTGGTCCGATTGCAATCTGAAAAGCATCGCGCGCCAGATCCGCTCGCGGCTCTTTCTCGCCCATGTTCGCGCGGCAACGTTCGGCTCCACCCGGCGCGACAATTGCCATCCATTCGTCAACGGACGCTGGTCGTTCATGCACAATGGCCAGATCGAGAATTTCGCCCAGCTGCGACGTCCGCTGGAAAACATGCTGCCCGATGAGCTGTATGCCGCCCGCACCGGCACGACCGATTCCGAACTGATCTTCCTGCTTGCCATGCATTTTGGCCTCGAAAGCGTGCCGCTGCTTGCCTTCCGCGAGGCGATCGCTTTCATCGAGCGGCTGGCGATCCATTTCGGCCTTGGCGCCGACGTGCGCTTCACCGCGGCCTTTTCGGATGGCGAAAAACTCTACGCGGTCCGCTACGCCACCAACGAGGTCGCGCCGACGCTCTATGCCAGCCCGATCGGAACCGGCGGCTATTGCCTCGTCTCCGAACCGCTCGACAGCAACCGCGCCAACTGGATGAGCATTCCCGAACAAAGCGCCGTCGTCATGAGCCCGGACGGGCTCGAAGTCTCGGTCTTCGAGACGGGCACGATCAAGGCGACGATTTCGGAAAAGGTCCTGCTCGCCGCGATGTGA
- a CDS encoding glutathione S-transferase family protein, giving the protein MYKLYESINSGSSAVEAALAEAGADYVTVPTSTAEKRHLSEEYRAINPRQQIPALALPDGSLMTEGAAMMLHLADAFPHTQLAPPPGSSARAQHDRWLIFMAVNIYEGELRKAYPSRYSDDPSGSDAVLSNATTYVNRHYELLEAAIGKGPYFFGDQLTMVDIYLWMLAYWIDGDWLAAHCPKIVSLVTRVRNRPKVTPVHVKHFT; this is encoded by the coding sequence ATGTACAAGCTCTATGAATCGATCAATAGCGGCAGCTCAGCTGTCGAAGCCGCACTTGCCGAGGCTGGCGCCGACTATGTGACGGTGCCGACCAGCACTGCAGAGAAACGGCACCTCAGCGAGGAATACCGGGCGATCAATCCTCGCCAGCAAATCCCGGCGCTGGCCCTTCCCGACGGATCCCTAATGACTGAAGGCGCGGCGATGATGCTGCATCTCGCCGACGCCTTTCCTCATACCCAACTCGCGCCACCACCAGGCTCCAGCGCCCGCGCCCAGCATGACCGATGGCTGATTTTCATGGCCGTCAACATTTACGAAGGCGAATTGCGCAAGGCCTATCCATCACGATATTCGGACGATCCTTCAGGCAGCGATGCGGTGCTCAGTAACGCCACGACATATGTGAACCGTCACTACGAATTGCTCGAGGCGGCGATTGGAAAGGGACCCTACTTCTTCGGCGACCAGCTCACCATGGTCGATATCTATCTCTGGATGCTTGCCTATTGGATCGATGGCGACTGGCTTGCGGCACATTGCCCGAAGATCGTGAGCCTCGTGACCCGAGTGCGGAACCGGCCGAAGGTTACGCCCGTTCATGTCAAACATTTCACCTGA
- a CDS encoding glutathione S-transferase family protein has translation MAKLFYCETLNPRKACAAARFLDADVEFVRVDLGRGEQRTAEFLAINPNGKVPALQDGDQTLWEANAIMCHLSDSVGADFWPHDERQIDIIRWLSWDAGHFTHHGATLWFENEVKPLFGETPNERIVEDAEASLKQFARVLDDHLADRRYVVGGSVSVADFALAAALPYAATSRLPLDAFTNIRRWHDRLDELEAWRDPFPHSNR, from the coding sequence GTGGCCAAACTTTTTTATTGCGAGACTCTCAATCCACGAAAGGCCTGTGCGGCGGCTCGTTTTCTCGATGCGGATGTCGAATTCGTTCGGGTCGATCTTGGTCGCGGTGAACAAAGGACGGCGGAATTTCTGGCAATCAATCCCAATGGCAAAGTTCCCGCGCTGCAGGATGGCGACCAGACGCTCTGGGAAGCGAACGCGATCATGTGCCACCTCTCCGACAGCGTCGGTGCGGATTTCTGGCCGCATGACGAGCGCCAGATCGACATAATCCGTTGGTTGAGCTGGGATGCCGGCCATTTCACCCACCACGGGGCCACCCTGTGGTTCGAAAATGAGGTCAAGCCGCTTTTTGGCGAAACCCCGAACGAGAGGATCGTGGAAGATGCCGAAGCCAGTCTCAAACAGTTTGCCCGTGTGCTGGACGACCACCTGGCCGACCGCCGCTATGTCGTCGGCGGAAGCGTGAGCGTCGCCGATTTTGCCCTGGCGGCCGCCTTGCCCTATGCCGCAACATCGCGATTGCCGCTCGACGCCTTCACCAATATCCGGCGTTGGCATGACCGTCTGGACGAGCTTGAGGCGTGGCGCGACCCGTTTCCGCATTCCAATCGGTAG
- a CDS encoding SRPBCC domain-containing protein has protein sequence MPTPTPNLQEKPELLIERSFAAPRDVVFRAWTDPQWMAQWAGPKDFIARGDQLDPRPGGIHRACLIAPNGDEHWVSGKYIDVQPPRRLVFTHAWELANGERSPETVITIEFTEKGDATHMRFHQAFFESIESRDGHEGGWSQSFDRLKRFVENDVPGS, from the coding sequence ATGCCGACGCCGACTCCTAACCTTCAGGAAAAGCCTGAGCTTCTTATCGAACGATCCTTTGCGGCCCCTCGCGATGTCGTGTTCAGGGCCTGGACGGACCCGCAATGGATGGCGCAATGGGCCGGCCCGAAAGACTTCATTGCGCGGGGCGATCAGCTCGATCCGCGTCCCGGCGGGATTCATCGGGCCTGCCTCATTGCCCCCAATGGCGACGAGCATTGGGTAAGCGGCAAATACATCGATGTGCAGCCGCCGCGCCGGCTTGTCTTTACCCACGCATGGGAGCTGGCGAACGGGGAACGCAGCCCGGAAACGGTCATCACCATAGAATTCACGGAGAAAGGCGATGCCACGCATATGCGGTTTCATCAGGCCTTCTTCGAAAGCATCGAGTCTCGCGATGGCCATGAAGGCGGCTGGTCGCAAAGCTTCGACCGACTGAAGCGGTTCGTTGAAAACGATGTCCCAGGGAGCTGA
- a CDS encoding glutathione S-transferase family protein, which translates to MALTLFYGVPEGCSFGSIVALEWSGAKYHLCRVQMPEAVSSEDYRHINPVGETPTLMLPDGRLISESMAILGHIAAKTVNKGLGFEPGSPDDDRLRQMLAFLNTSFFNAFSPLWYSIEHDLAPDAKQALRDYGIAKVERAHADLETLLDGKQWLLGDKRSFADAYFMGIARWNDFHKVVDRRQFPALNSLYQRMLEDPAVRFAHAIEHQEEALSAGGFQGHLSMDDMLGEIRKAA; encoded by the coding sequence ATGGCCCTCACTTTGTTCTACGGCGTGCCCGAAGGCTGCTCGTTCGGCTCGATCGTCGCGCTCGAATGGTCCGGCGCGAAGTATCATCTCTGCCGCGTCCAGATGCCGGAAGCAGTCTCCAGCGAAGACTACAGGCACATCAACCCGGTCGGCGAAACGCCGACGCTGATGCTGCCCGACGGGCGGCTGATCAGCGAAAGCATGGCGATCCTCGGCCACATCGCGGCCAAGACGGTGAACAAGGGCCTCGGCTTCGAGCCGGGCTCGCCGGATGACGACCGCCTGAGGCAGATGCTGGCATTTCTCAACACCAGCTTCTTCAATGCTTTCAGCCCGCTCTGGTATTCGATCGAGCACGACCTCGCGCCGGATGCGAAGCAGGCATTGCGCGATTACGGCATCGCCAAGGTCGAACGGGCGCATGCCGATCTCGAAACCTTGCTCGATGGCAAGCAATGGCTGCTCGGCGACAAGCGCAGCTTCGCGGATGCCTATTTCATGGGGATCGCCCGGTGGAACGATTTCCACAAGGTGGTCGATCGTCGGCAGTTTCCGGCGCTCAACAGCCTCTACCAACGGATGCTGGAAGACCCGGCCGTCCGCTTCGCCCATGCGATCGAGCATCAGGAAGAGGCGCTCAGCGCCGGCGGCTTCCAGGGGCATCTGAGCATGGATGACATGCTCGGCGAGATCCGCAAAGCTGCGTAA
- a CDS encoding Lrp/AsnC family transcriptional regulator, which translates to MNENTDGVRRRRLERASVDASDRRILAELARDAGQSFAELGLKVALSPPAVHERVKRMKQSGVIRDTVARIDATAVGKSLLAFVHVEAAGWGKSERLLQLARYPEIEEMHSVAGDASMVLKVRTESPQALEHLLGQIHSVPGVRGTKSFIALSTFLDRPVQAEVTETWPDFPMPE; encoded by the coding sequence ATGAACGAAAATACAGATGGTGTTCGGCGCAGACGGCTTGAGCGTGCCTCCGTCGATGCGTCCGACCGAAGAATATTAGCCGAACTCGCCCGCGACGCCGGCCAGAGTTTCGCTGAACTCGGGCTCAAGGTCGCGCTTTCCCCGCCAGCGGTGCATGAGCGGGTCAAGCGGATGAAGCAGTCCGGCGTCATCAGGGACACGGTGGCGCGCATCGATGCGACCGCCGTCGGCAAATCCCTGCTGGCCTTTGTTCATGTCGAGGCGGCGGGCTGGGGCAAGAGCGAGCGCCTGCTGCAACTGGCTCGCTATCCCGAAATCGAGGAAATGCATTCCGTGGCGGGTGATGCCAGCATGGTGCTCAAGGTCCGGACCGAAAGCCCGCAGGCGCTCGAACACCTGCTCGGCCAGATCCATTCCGTACCCGGCGTCAGGGGCACGAAAAGCTTCATCGCGCTGTCGACCTTTCTCGATCGCCCGGTCCAGGCCGAGGTCACGGAAACCTGGCCGGATTTTCCGATGCCCGAGTGA
- a CDS encoding aminopeptidase, with product MSGDVIDMEKLEKLAEVAVKVGLDLQKGQDLVITAPVAAMPLVRFITKHAYLAGGGLVTAFYNDEVTTLMRYQHAENSTFDRAAGWLYKGMAEAYANGAARLAISGDNPMLLSSQDPDKVARANRAMSTAYKPALEKISNFEINWNIVSYPNPSWAKQMFPELEENAAVRKLADAIFAASRVDVADPVAAWKAHNAALHSRSTWLNGQNFASLHFKGPGTDLTVGLADGHEWHGGASVAKNGVTCNPNIPTEEVFTTPHAHRVDGVASSTKPLSHQGTLIDNIQVRFEAGRIVEAKASKGEEVLKKVLETDEGASRLGEVALVPHSSPISASGLLFFNTLFDENAACHIALGQCYSKCFVDGANLTPEQIAAQGGNSSLIHIDWMIGSGAVDVDGVKHDGTRVPVMRKGEWA from the coding sequence ATGAGCGGCGATGTCATCGACATGGAGAAGCTGGAAAAGCTGGCGGAAGTGGCCGTCAAGGTCGGGCTCGACCTGCAGAAGGGCCAGGACCTGGTGATCACCGCGCCGGTCGCCGCCATGCCGCTGGTGCGCTTCATCACCAAGCACGCCTATCTCGCCGGTGGCGGGCTGGTGACGGCGTTTTACAATGACGAAGTCACGACGCTGATGCGCTACCAGCACGCCGAGAATTCGACGTTCGATCGCGCCGCCGGTTGGCTCTACAAGGGCATGGCCGAGGCCTATGCCAATGGTGCCGCGCGGCTGGCGATTTCCGGCGACAATCCCATGTTGTTGTCGAGCCAGGATCCGGACAAGGTCGCTCGCGCCAACCGCGCCATGTCGACGGCCTACAAGCCGGCGCTCGAAAAGATCTCCAATTTCGAGATCAACTGGAACATCGTTTCGTATCCGAATCCGTCCTGGGCCAAGCAGATGTTCCCGGAACTCGAGGAAAACGCGGCGGTCAGGAAACTGGCGGATGCGATCTTCGCCGCCTCGCGCGTCGATGTCGCCGATCCGGTCGCGGCGTGGAAGGCGCATAATGCAGCGCTCCACAGCCGCAGCACCTGGCTCAACGGCCAGAATTTCGCTTCGCTGCATTTCAAGGGCCCCGGCACTGACCTGACGGTGGGTCTCGCCGACGGCCACGAATGGCATGGCGGCGCCTCCGTCGCCAAGAACGGCGTGACCTGCAATCCCAACATCCCGACCGAGGAAGTGTTCACCACGCCGCACGCGCACCGCGTCGATGGCGTTGCATCCTCGACGAAGCCGCTGTCGCATCAGGGCACGCTGATCGACAATATCCAGGTGCGTTTCGAAGCCGGCCGGATCGTCGAGGCCAAGGCGTCGAAGGGCGAGGAAGTGCTGAAAAAGGTACTGGAAACCGACGAGGGCGCCTCGCGGCTCGGCGAAGTGGCGCTGGTGCCGCATTCCTCGCCGATCTCGGCCTCGGGGCTGTTGTTCTTCAACACGCTGTTCGATGAGAATGCCGCCTGCCATATCGCGCTCGGCCAGTGCTATTCGAAATGTTTTGTCGACGGCGCCAACCTGACGCCCGAACAGATCGCCGCCCAGGGCGGCAATTCGAGCCTGATCCATATCGACTGGATGATCGGCTCGGGTGCGGTGGATGTGGATGGCGTGAAGCACGATGGCACGCGGGTGCCGGTGATGAGAAAGGGGGAGTGGGCTTGA
- the coaBC gene encoding bifunctional phosphopantothenoylcysteine decarboxylase/phosphopantothenate--cysteine ligase CoaBC has product MILTDKRILLIISGGIAAYKSLDLVRRLRERGAVVIPIMTKAAEEFVTLLAVGALAAHKVHTDLFSRDDEVDVGHIRLARDCDLVLVAPATADLMAKMANGLANDLASTVLLATERPVLMAPAMNPKMWSNPAVSRNASQLLIDGVHFVGPMRGEMAEGGEAGTGRMAEPLDIVAEVEALLDTAPKPLAGKRAIVTSGPTHEPIDPVRYIANRSSGTQGHAIAAALVKSGADVTLVSGPVTLADPRGVKVIHVERAEEMRDAVLASLPADIAVMVAAVADWRVATRSDEKIKKSADGSVPSLEFTENPDILKTVGHHEKRPKLVIGFAAETNDVETNATAKLNRKGADLIVANDVSPETGIMGGKRNRVAIISRDSVDRWPDLSKDEVADRLVTLIAEKLAGA; this is encoded by the coding sequence ATGATACTGACAGACAAGCGTATTCTCCTGATCATATCCGGCGGCATCGCGGCCTATAAGAGCCTCGACCTGGTCCGGCGGCTGCGCGAGCGCGGCGCGGTCGTCATTCCCATCATGACCAAGGCGGCCGAGGAATTCGTCACCCTACTGGCGGTCGGCGCGCTTGCGGCCCATAAGGTCCATACCGATCTCTTCTCCCGCGACGACGAGGTGGATGTCGGCCATATCCGTCTCGCGCGCGATTGCGACCTGGTGCTTGTCGCACCCGCCACCGCCGACCTGATGGCGAAGATGGCCAACGGCCTTGCCAACGACCTCGCCTCGACGGTGCTGCTCGCCACCGAACGCCCGGTGCTGATGGCGCCCGCCATGAACCCAAAGATGTGGTCGAATCCGGCCGTCAGCCGCAACGCCTCGCAGCTTCTCATCGACGGCGTACATTTCGTCGGCCCGATGCGTGGCGAGATGGCGGAAGGCGGCGAAGCGGGCACCGGCCGGATGGCCGAACCGCTCGACATCGTCGCTGAGGTGGAGGCCCTGCTCGACACCGCGCCAAAACCGTTAGCCGGCAAAAGAGCGATCGTGACTTCAGGCCCCACGCACGAGCCGATCGACCCGGTGCGCTACATCGCCAACCGCTCCTCAGGAACGCAGGGGCACGCAATCGCCGCAGCCCTGGTCAAATCTGGCGCCGACGTGACGCTGGTATCCGGTCCGGTCACGCTCGCCGATCCGCGCGGCGTCAAGGTGATCCATGTCGAGCGCGCCGAGGAAATGCGCGACGCGGTGCTCGCGAGCCTGCCCGCCGATATCGCCGTCATGGTCGCCGCTGTCGCCGACTGGCGCGTCGCCACGCGATCGGATGAAAAGATCAAGAAATCCGCCGACGGCTCCGTGCCATCGCTTGAGTTCACCGAGAATCCCGACATCCTCAAAACCGTCGGCCATCACGAAAAGCGACCGAAGCTGGTGATCGGCTTCGCCGCCGAGACCAATGATGTCGAAACCAACGCCACCGCCAAGCTCAATCGCAAGGGCGCCGACCTGATCGTCGCCAACGACGTCTCGCCGGAAACCGGCATCATGGGCGGCAAGCGCAACCGCGTCGCCATCATCAGCCGCGACAGCGTGGATCGCTGGCCTGATTTGTCGAAGGATGAGGTGGCCGACAGGCTGGTCACGCTGATCGCCGAAAAGCTCGCCGGAGCCTGA